The following proteins come from a genomic window of Anopheles ziemanni chromosome 3, idAnoZiCoDA_A2_x.2, whole genome shotgun sequence:
- the LOC131287168 gene encoding probable RNA-binding protein CG14230: MLKSHRLFVGNIPKGTTEEELNAEFCAYGVVESIEIKQKSNPASDVVDIFGFVTLQADDYTVHCCIKEFSEQKYKGVYLNVSKAKESFLDRLKREREEAEALKESAASLEPYKKLAVEENVAKSPEKLPTLPTISKSNESSSSESSESESEDEEEPSRGNQTITNRQPIAKPEGELVRKWNQETYIEHGKLKIIPITGQVADVIDRSKSRQKQSEGKKLGEQARIADEKRKQGLTKLKTAYEQQKNAIKSALSGDSVNNKRKIAFSDDEDDEEGSSTKPKLSLFNGQDDDDGFEGNFSVRNQLEGQEGQKLHEMQTTYHADNRFRLDSRFLDHDDKTKGERKPQENINDKDRRKQLEILSNVTGKTLGEKRNDSKKAPQMQRFDPSQKEKTDQDKAPEKPVNMDELKKAERPEEEYKVSEQKFYVVSDELLNSIKGSAARTDNNEGFSLLSMFGRPAEDNPSAEVTNEDVYEADEEMPLQSDAKFKYESSDSEEENQAVEDHKNRMEQFEDGKSNKQTKENDKEKDESWRENVAQRKAGYYYSRQGIWKENFFFLPDDVRFDEGRKFFGIHSVPAGESATGETREPNAEETKGNVKDIRKIFKKRRQREEKIVRTNSKRVFKMMKKRTLRK; encoded by the exons atgttgaaatCACATCGTCTTTTTGTCGGAAACATCCCGAAAGGGACTACCGAAGAAGAGCTAAATGCAGAATTCTGTGCTTACGGTGTTGTTGAATCGATAGAAATTAAACAGAAGTCCAATCCGGCCAGCGATGTGGTTGATATCTTCGGTTTCGTTACATTGCAGGCAGACGATTATACTGTACATTGTT GTATCAAAGAGTTTAGCGAGCAGAAATATAAAGGTGTGTATTTGAACGTCTCCAAAGCAAAGGAATCATTTTTAGACCGTTTGAAACGGGAAAGAGAAGAAGCAGAGGCACTAAAAGAATCTGCTGCTTCGTTGGAGCCGTACAAAAAATTAGCTGTTGAGGAAAATGTtgccaagtctcccgaaaagTTGCCGACGTTGCCTACGATatcgaaatcgaatgaaaGCAGTTCTTCGGAAAGTTCAGAATCAGAAagtgaagatgaagaagaacctAGTCGAGGCAATCAAACGATTACCAATCGACAGCCGATTGCAAAACCGGAAGGTGAGCTTGTGAGAAAGTGGAACCAAGAAACTTACATCGAGCATGGCAAACTGAAAATTATTCCCATCACGGGTCAGGTAGCAGACGTGATTGATCGATCAAAATCTCGTCAGAAACAATCGGAGGGTAAAAAGCTTGGAGAGCAAGCTCGTATAGCCGATGAGAAGCGTAAGCAAGGTTTGACCAAACTGAAAACTGCCTACGAGCAGCAGAAAAACGCCATCAAAAGTGCACTCTCGGGCGATTCGGTGAACAACAAGCGTAAGATCGCTTTTAGCgatgacgaagacgacgaggaAGGCTCGtcaacgaaaccgaaactaTCTCTTTTCAATGGccaagatgatgatgatggctttGAAGGCAACTTTTCGGTTCGCAATCAACTGGAAGGACAGGAGGGACAAAAGCTTCACGAAATGCAAACAACGTACCATGCAGACAACAGATTTCGCTTGGATTCGCGGTTTCTCGATCACGACGACAAGACTAAAGGTGAACGGAAACCTCAGGAGAACATAAATGATAAGGATAGGCGAAAGCAACTGGAAATCCTATCAAATGTGACGGGAAAAACTCTGGGTGAAAAACGTAACGACAG TAAAAAAGCTCCACAAATGCAACGCTTCGACCCgtctcaaaaagaaaaaactgaTCAAGATAAAGCGCCAGAAAAGCCAGTAAACATGGATGAGCTGAAAAAGGCTGAACGGCCAGAAGAGGAGTATAAAGTATCGGAACAGAAGTTTTACGTCGTTTCCGATGAACTGTTGAACTCAATTAAAGGCTCCGCGGCGAGAACGGATAACAATGAAGGGTTTAGTCTGCTCTCGATGTTTGGTAGACCTGCTGAAGATAATCCGAGCGCGGAAGTCACCAACGAGGATGTCTATGAAGCTGATGAAGAGATGCCTCTTCAAAGCGATGCCAAGTTTAAATATGAGTCGTCGGACAGTGAAGAGGAAAACCAAGCTGTCGAAGATCATAAGAACAGGATGGAACAATTTGAAGATGGCAAAAGTAACAAGCAAACGAAAGAGAATGATAAAGAGAAGGATGAATCGTGGAGGGAAAATGTGGCACAACGAAAGGCTGGGTATTATTACTCCAGGCAGGGAatttggaaggaaaacttcttctttcttcccgATGACGTTCGTTTTGATG aaggACGAAAATTCTTCGGCATTCATTCCGTTCCTGCTGGAGAATCTGCTACAGGTGAAACAAGAGAACCCAATGCAGAGGAAACGAAGGGCAATGTTAAGGATATTCGTAAAATATTCAAGAAGCGTCGACAACGTGAGGAGAAAATCGTTCGAACTAATTCGAAACGAGTTTTCAAaatgatgaagaaaaggacTCTACGAAAATGA
- the LOC131289149 gene encoding carboxypeptidase Q-like, whose product MERGRVFLFVVIVAIAVSLSPVSAVDEKCDLPRNLRREIKQYQPVVDQIFERIVSGEFAGKTWESLLDFTDRFGPRLTGSKQLEDAIDFAVKEMINDGLENVHTEDALVPHWERGREWAQLVEPFRKNLPMLGLGGAVGTPPEGIMAEVIAVESFEEFESFSAEQVQGKIVVFAPAWVGYGPTGIYRGESASVAAKKGAIGVLVRSMTPFSIGTPHTGTLRYDPNVRRIPAAAITVEDAMLLLRKFRRGDRMVVHLKMDAVNLEPTISRNTIGELQGSTVQNTSVVVVSGHMDSWDVGTGASDDAGGVFISWKAVAFLKAMGLRPKRTIRAIAWTAEEQGLEGVSVYERQHAADEREEFNVFFESDSGTYEPTGLDFSGNPEARCIFAEIAKLMRGFSEFTYTNGTVGSDIGNWVSRGFPGVSLRNKNDNYFWYHHSEGDTIELEDPEALDKSTALWAATAYVIADLSIDIPKAPVVYSPRAL is encoded by the exons ATGGAACGAGGTCGAGTGTTTCTATTTGTAGTGATTGTCGCAATAGCAGTTTCTCTAAGCCCCGTATCAGCTGTCGATGAGAAGTGTGACCTTCCAAGGAACCTtcgaagggaaataaaacaataccaACCGGTGGTGGATCAAATATTCGAACGAATTGTATCGGGCGAGTTTGCTGGTAAAACATGGGAAAGTTTGCTGGATTTCACGGATCGGTTTGGACCGAGGTTGACCGGTTCGAAGCAACTGGAGGATGCCATCGATTTCGCCGTCAAAGAAATGATCAACGATGGACTCGAGAATGTCCACACTGAAGACGCACTTGTACCGCATTGGGAAAGAGGTCGGGAGTGGGCACAATTGGTTGAACCGTTCCGTAAGAATCTGCCCATGCTTGGTTTGGGCGGAGCTGTCGGCACACCGCCTGAAGGCATTATGGCCGAAGTAATCGCTGTGGAATCGTTTGAAGAATTCGAAAGCTTTAGTGCGGAACAAGTGCAGGGTAAAATAGTAGTTTTTGCACCAGCATGGGTTGGCTACGGCCCAACTGGCATTTATAGAGGTGAATCGGCTTCAGTCGCTGCGAAAAAGGGAGCTATTGGAGTACTTGTTCGTTCCATGACGCCGTTCTCGATCGGGACTCCACACACCGGCACCCTTCGATATGATCCCAATGTGCGCCGTATTCCGGCAGCTGCAATCACAGTTGAAGATGCAATGTTACTCCTTCGAAAGTTCCGTCGCGGAGATCGTATGGTTGTGCATCTAAAAATGGACGCGGTCAACCTTGAACCTACAATTTCGCGCAACACAATTGGTGAGCTGCAAGGCTCGACTGTCCAAAACACGTCCGTGGTAGTGGTTTCGGGACACATGGACAGTTGGGATGTCGGCACCGGAGCATCGGATGATGCTGGTGGCGTGTTCATATCATGGAAAGCTGTAGCTTTCCTCAAAGCCATGGGGTTGCGCCCGAAACGGACAATCCGAGCCATTGCTTGGACAGCCGAAGAGCAGGGTCTGGAGGGAGTGAGTGTTTACGAGAGGCAGCACGCAGCAGATGAGAGAGAAGAATTTAACGTATTTTTTGAATCCGACTCGGGAACGTACGAGCCTACTGGGCTCGATTTTTCCGGCAACCCGGAGGCTCGttgcatttttgcagaaattgCCAA ACTCATGCGTGGGTTCTCGGAGTTTACCTACACAAATGGTACCGTTGGATCCGACATCGGAAATTGGGTTAGTCGTGGATTTCCGGGAGTTTCGTTGCGTAATAAGAATGACAATTACTTTTG GTACCATCATTCCGAAGGCGATACGATCGAGCTGGAAGATCCGGAAGCTTTAGATAAAAGTACAGCCCTGTGGGCAGCGACGGCCTACGTTATTGCCGATTTGAGCATCGATATACCAAAAGCTCCTGTTGTGTACAGTCCCAGGGCATTGTAG
- the LOC131286844 gene encoding carboxypeptidase Q-like, producing MVCGILSLGIAAALISLSAAGVADNRVDSYSNPHDGSCTLPDALLREIRGYQPIVNKIVDKIVNGEFSGRTWDALAELVDTFGARVAGSEQLENAIDYVVQKMQADGLENVHTENATVPHWVRGYESAELVKPFRKVLPLLGLGSTIGTPRGGIIAEVLAVESFKEFEAIPPEQVRGKIVVFSPAWEGYGRTVVYRSQAASVASRKGAVAALVRSITPFSIGSPHTGQQHYQDDVKKIPVACITVEDAQMLLRKYRRGESMEIHLEMEDRPMEPVVSRNTIGELVGTTVSNTSVVIVSGHLDSWDVGVGAMDDGGGALISWKALTYLKAMGLRPRRTIRAILWTGEEEGLYGGAAYKEAHKAQEVKEFNFFFESDIGTFEPKGLDFVGNADAECIFREIVKLMAPLNATEFATPTDGGPDISHWTSRGFPGASLLNKNEKYFWFHHSAGDTMAVEDPKNLDKCAALWAAAAYVVADLSVSMPKDVHP from the exons ATGGTTTGTGGAATACTTTCCTTAGGGATTGCCGCAGCGCTTATCAGCTTGAGCGCTGCTGGAGTGGCCGATAATAGGGTGGACAGTTACAGCAATCCACACGATGGAAGCTGTACACTGCCGGATGCTCTGCTGCGGGAGATCCGGGGTTATCAACCCATCGTCAACAAGATCGTCGATAAAATCGTCAACGGGGAATTTTCTGGACGCACCTGGGACGCCCTGGCGGAGTTGGTCGATACCTTTGGAGCGCGAGTCGCTGGTAGTGAGCAGCTGGAAAACGCAATCGATTACGTCGTGCAGAAAATGCAAGCTgatgggttggaaaatgtcCACACGGAAAATGCGACCGTACCTCACTGGGTACGGGGATACGAAAGCGCAGAGCTTGTTAAGCCCTTCCGCAAAGTGTTGCCCCTGTTGGGCCTAGGCAGCACCATCGGCACTCCTCGGGGAGGGATCATCGCCGAGGTGCTGGCGGTAGAATCGTTCAAAGAGTTTGAAGCCATCCCACCGGAGCAGGTGCGTGGAAAGATTGTGGTGTTTTCTCCGGCCTGGGAAGGCTACGGACGGACTGTTGTTTATCGTAGTCAGGCTGCTTCGGTCGCTTCACGGAAAGGTGCCGTGGCCGCTTTGGTACGCTCAATAACCCCATTTTCGATCGGATCGCCTCATACGGGCCAGCAGCACTATCAGGATGATGTAAAAAAGATTCCCGTTGCGTGCATCACCGTGGAGGATGCCCAGATGTTGCTCCGCAAGTACCGCCGTGGAGAGAGCATGGAGATTCATCTTGAGATGGAAGATCGTCCGATGGAACCGGTTGTTTCCAGGAACACGATCGGGGAGCTGGTTGGCACGACGGTCTCGAACACTTCCGTCGTCAtagtttcgggacacttggacaGCTGGGACGTTGGTGTTGGTGCAATGGACGATGGAGGCGGTGCCTTAATCTCGTGGAAGGCCCTCACGTACCTGAAGGCAATGGGATTGCGTCCTCGACGCACGATTCGAGCTATTCTCTGGACGGGCGAAGAGGAAGGGCTCTACGGAGGGGCTGCCTACAAGGAAGCACACAAAGCGCAGGAGGTTAAAGAGTTCAATTTCTTCTTTGAATCGGACATCGGAACGTTTGAGCCAAAGGGGCTTGATTTTGTTGGCAATGCGGATGCCGAATGCATCTTTCGGGAGATCGTCAA acTTATGGCTCCGCTGAACGCAACCGAGTTTGCTACACCAACCGATGGCGGTCCGGACATAAGCCATTGGACCAGCCGTGGTTTCCCGGGAGCCTCATTGTTAAACAAAAATGAGAAATATTTTTG GTTCCATCATTCTGCTGGTGATACCATGGCTGTGGAAGATCCAAAGAATTTGGACAAATGTGCTGCCCTGTGGGCGGCTGCCGCGTACGTCGTTGCCGATTTGAGCGTTTCCATGCCCAAGGATGTACACCCATGA
- the LOC131289147 gene encoding carboxypeptidase Q-like has protein sequence MERGRVFLFVVIVTIAIPLTAVSAADEKCDLPRSLRREIQQYQPVVDQIFERIVSGEFAGKTWESLLDFTDRFGPRLSGSKQLEDAIDFAVKEMINDGLENVHTEDALVPHWERGREWAQLVEPFRKNLPMLGLGRAVGTPPEGIMAEIIAVESFDEFESFSAEEVQGKIVVFAPAWVGYGPTGRYRYESASVAAKKGAIGVLVRSMTPFSIGTPHTGTLRYDPNVRRIPAAAITVEDAMLLLRKFRRGDRMVVHLKMDAVNLEPTISRNTIGELQGSTFQNTSVVVVSGHMDSWDVGTGASDDAGGVFVSWKAVAFLKAMGLRPKRTIRAIAWTAEEQGLEGVSVYERQHAADEREEFNVFFESDSGTYEPTGLDFSGNPEARCIFAEIAKLMRGFSEFTYTNGTVGSDIGNWVGRGFPGVSLRNKNENYFWYHHTEGDTIELEDPEALDKSTALWAATAYVIADLSIDIPKEPVGYSPNAL, from the exons ATGGAACGAGGTCGAGTGTTCCTATTTGTAGTGATTGTCACAATAGCAATTCCTCTAACCGCCGTATCAGCTGCCGATGAGAAGTGTGATCTTCCAAGAAGCCTTCGAAGGGAAATACAACAATACCAACCGGTGGTGGATCAAATATTCGAACGAATTGTATCGGGCGAGTTTGCTGGTAAAACATGGGAAAGTTTGCTGGATTTCACTGATCGGTTTGGACCGAGGTTGTCCGGTTCGAAGCAACTGGAGGATGCAATCGATTTCGCCGTCAAAGAAATGATCAACGATGGACTCGAGAATGTCCACACTGAAGACGCACTTGTACCGCATTGGGAAAGAGGTCGGGAGTGGGCACAATTGGTTGAACCGTTCCGTAAGAATCTGCCCATGCTCGGGTTAGGTAGAGCTGTCGGCACACCGCCTGAAGGCATTATGGCTGAAATAATCGCTGTGGAATCGTTTGACGAATTCGAAAGCTTTAGTGCTGAAGAAGTGCAGGGTAAAATAGTAGTTTTTGCACCAGCATGGGTTGGCTACGGCCCAACTGGTCGTTACCGTTACGAATCGGCTTCAGTCGCTGCAAAAAAAGGAGCTATTGGAGTACTTGTTCGTTCCATGACGCCGTTCTCGATCGGGACTCCACACACCGGCACCCTTCGATATGATCCCAATGTGCGCCGTATTCCGGCAGCTGCAATCACAGTTGAAGATGCAATGTTACTCCTTCGAAAGTTCCGTCGTGGGGATCGTATGGTTGTGCATCTAAAAATGGATGCGGTCAACCTTGAACCTACAATTTCGCGCAACACAATCGGTGAGCTGCAAGGCTCAACATTCCAAAACACGTCCGTGGTAGTGGTTTCGGGACATATGGACAGTTGGGACGTCGGCACCGGAGCATCGGATGATGCTGGTGGCGTGTTCGTATCATGGAAAGCTGTAGCTTTCCTCAAAGCCATGGGGTTGCGCCCGAAACGTACAATCCGAGCCATTGCTTGGACAGCCGAAGAGCAGGGTCTGGAGGGAGTGAGTGTTTACGAGAGGCAGCACGCGGCAGATGAGAGAGAAGAATTTAACGTATTTTTTGAATCCGACTCGGGAACGTACGAGCCTACTGGGCTCGATTTTTCAGGCAACCCGGAGGCTCGttgcatttttgcagaaattgCCAA ACTCATGCGTGGATTCTCGGAGTTTACCTACACAAATGGTACCGTTGGATCCGACATCGGAAATTGGGTTGGTCGAGGATTTCCAGGAGTTTCGCTGCGTAATAAGAATGAAAATTACTTTTG GTATCATCATACAGAAGGCGATACGATCGAGCTGGAAGATCCGGAAGCTTTAGATAAAAGTACAGCCCTGTGGGCAGCGACGGCTTACGTTATTGCCGATTTGAGCATCGATATACCAAAAGAACCTGTTGGGTACAGTCCTAATGCTTTGTAG